One part of the Methylobacterium mesophilicum SR1.6/6 genome encodes these proteins:
- a CDS encoding GGDEF domain-containing protein encodes MSQDTHSDRDRSFALAKRAHDLIRDYGPAATPRAYAVWYAYVSGELPLLGDAVKRLTAQNGCLTESDIDTLHEAYLDGRRLASAIDDVSRVVLSEIAAVTEILDLSLGSTAQYGESLRGLALDLAQGAPSRARLGEILTTLVSTTREVAANNRTLEARMRETRGEIETLREKLEATRLESLTDALTGLFNRKHFEETLKATVEAARGRQLPMSLIILDIDFFKRFNDLYGHLTGDQVLRLVAIVMRESAGTQAHLARFGGEEFGIVLPDTDRAAARQMAETVRASVMGRELIKRSTGESLGKITVSLGVAVLRQGDTPASLVERADLCMFAAKRAGRNRAVDDTAESLTQVA; translated from the coding sequence ATGAGCCAGGACACCCATTCGGATCGCGACCGCAGCTTCGCCCTGGCGAAGCGGGCCCACGATCTGATTCGCGATTACGGCCCCGCGGCGACGCCGCGGGCCTACGCGGTCTGGTACGCCTACGTCTCGGGTGAGCTGCCGCTGCTGGGCGACGCCGTGAAGCGCCTGACCGCGCAGAACGGCTGCCTGACGGAGTCCGATATCGACACGCTGCACGAGGCCTATCTGGACGGCCGGCGGCTGGCGAGCGCGATCGACGATGTCAGCCGGGTGGTGCTGTCCGAGATCGCGGCGGTCACCGAGATCCTCGACCTGTCCCTCGGCTCCACGGCCCAGTACGGCGAGTCGCTGCGCGGGCTGGCGCTGGATCTCGCGCAGGGCGCGCCGAGCCGCGCCCGGCTGGGCGAGATCCTCACCACGCTGGTCTCCACAACCCGCGAGGTCGCCGCCAACAACCGCACCCTCGAGGCGCGGATGCGCGAGACCCGCGGCGAGATCGAGACCCTGCGCGAGAAGCTGGAGGCGACCCGGCTCGAGAGCCTGACCGACGCCCTCACGGGCCTGTTCAACCGCAAGCACTTCGAGGAGACCCTGAAGGCGACGGTCGAGGCCGCCCGCGGGCGCCAACTGCCCATGAGCCTGATCATCCTCGACATCGACTTCTTCAAGCGCTTCAACGACCTGTACGGCCACCTCACGGGCGATCAGGTGCTGCGGCTCGTGGCGATCGTCATGCGCGAGAGTGCCGGGACGCAGGCGCACCTCGCCCGGTTCGGCGGCGAGGAGTTCGGCATCGTGCTGCCGGACACCGACCGCGCCGCGGCCCGGCAGATGGCCGAAACGGTCCGCGCCAGCGTGATGGGGCGCGAATTGATCAAGCGCTCGACGGGCGAGTCGCTCGGCAAGATCACGGTCTCCCTCGGCGTGGCGGTGCTGCGCCAGGGCGACACGCCGGCCTCGCTCGTGGAGCGGGCCGACCTGTGCATGTTCGCCGCCAAGCGTGCGGGCCGGAACCGCGCCGTCGACGACACGGCCGAGTCGCTGACGCAGGTGGCGTGA
- a CDS encoding DUF559 domain-containing protein, producing the protein MTWNQQPRRAASPRAAANAKTLRRTLTEPEKRLWWHLRHRLPVDGSHFRRQVALGSYVADFCCLTARLIVEVDGDQHGFEAGTAYDARRDTYLHSEGFRVLRFPNRMVLREIDTVLDTIHAALAACDAPFPDSAGQAEPPPPPAPSPQGGGASAER; encoded by the coding sequence ATGACCTGGAACCAACAGCCCCGGAGAGCCGCGTCCCCAAGAGCCGCCGCGAACGCGAAGACGCTTCGTCGGACATTGACCGAACCTGAAAAGCGGCTCTGGTGGCACCTCCGTCACCGCCTGCCGGTGGACGGCTCGCATTTCCGCCGGCAGGTCGCCCTCGGCTCCTACGTGGCGGATTTCTGCTGCCTGACGGCCCGACTCATCGTCGAGGTCGACGGCGACCAGCACGGCTTCGAAGCCGGCACGGCCTACGACGCCCGTCGGGATACCTATCTTCATTCTGAAGGCTTCCGCGTCCTGCGTTTCCCGAACCGCATGGTCCTGCGGGAGATCGATACCGTCCTCGACACGATCCACGCGGCGCTCGCCGCATGCGACGCGCCTTTCCCGGATTCAGCCGGCCAGGCGGAGCCACCCCCACCCCCTGCCCCCTCCCCGCAAGGGGGAGGGGCGTCCGCGGAGAGGTAA
- the pdhA gene encoding pyruvate dehydrogenase (acetyl-transferring) E1 component subunit alpha: protein MDAAKEPAKEPAKDASSAPVQAASPQAAEAHRPAPNMPQFTRDEDLHAYHEMLLIRRFEEKAGQLYGMGLIGGFCHLYIGQEAVVIGMQMASVEGDQVITGYRDHGHMLACGMDPKGVMAELTGRRGGYSRGKGGSMHMFSREKQFFGGHGIVGAQVSLGTGLAFADHYRENGKVSLTYMGDGAANQGQVYESFNMAALWKLPVVYVIENNRYAMGTSVARASAQTDFSKRGLSFGIPGEQVDGMDVRTVREAATRAIEHARTGQGPYILEMQTYRYRGHSMSDPAKYRTKDEVSKMRDEHDPIEMVRKRLLELHGVPEADLKSTDAKVREIVNASAEFATNDPEPDPSELWTDILLEAHA, encoded by the coding sequence ATGGACGCCGCCAAGGAGCCTGCCAAGGAGCCCGCAAAGGACGCGTCGTCCGCGCCGGTGCAGGCCGCGAGCCCTCAGGCCGCCGAGGCGCATCGCCCCGCGCCGAACATGCCCCAGTTCACGCGGGACGAGGATCTCCACGCCTATCACGAGATGCTGCTGATCCGGCGCTTCGAGGAGAAGGCCGGCCAGCTCTACGGCATGGGCCTCATCGGCGGCTTCTGCCACCTCTACATCGGCCAGGAAGCCGTGGTGATCGGCATGCAGATGGCCTCGGTCGAGGGCGATCAGGTCATCACCGGCTACCGCGACCACGGCCACATGCTGGCCTGCGGCATGGATCCGAAGGGCGTCATGGCCGAGCTGACCGGCCGCCGCGGCGGCTACAGCCGCGGCAAGGGCGGCTCGATGCACATGTTCAGCCGCGAGAAGCAGTTCTTCGGCGGTCACGGCATCGTCGGCGCGCAGGTGTCGCTCGGCACCGGCCTCGCCTTCGCCGACCATTACCGGGAGAACGGCAAGGTCAGCCTGACCTACATGGGCGACGGCGCCGCCAACCAGGGCCAAGTCTACGAGAGCTTCAACATGGCGGCGCTCTGGAAGCTGCCGGTCGTCTACGTGATCGAGAACAACCGCTACGCCATGGGCACCTCGGTGGCCCGGGCCTCGGCGCAGACCGACTTCTCGAAGCGCGGCCTCTCCTTCGGCATCCCCGGCGAGCAGGTCGACGGCATGGACGTGCGCACGGTGCGCGAGGCCGCAACCCGGGCGATCGAGCACGCCCGCACCGGCCAGGGCCCGTACATCCTGGAGATGCAGACCTACCGCTACCGCGGCCACTCCATGTCCGATCCGGCCAAGTACCGGACCAAGGACGAGGTCTCGAAGATGCGCGACGAGCACGACCCGATCGAGATGGTGCGCAAGCGCCTGCTCGAACTGCACGGGGTGCCGGAGGCGGATCTGAAGAGCACCGACGCCAAGGTCCGTGAGATCGTCAACGCGTCCGCCGAGTTCGCCACCAACGATCCCGAGCCGGATCCGTCCGAGCTGTGGACCGACATCCTGCTCGAAGCGCACGCCTGA
- a CDS encoding pyruvate dehydrogenase complex dihydrolipoamide acetyltransferase, giving the protein MPINVLMPALSPTMEKGNLAKWLKKEGDPIKSGDVLAEIETDKATMEVEAIDEGVLAKILVPEGTADVPVNDLIAIIAAEGEDPSSVQASGGAPKAASNGEAKAEPKPEPKTDASAASQNTTPGGGHMSYERVNAAPEGAQPGGAPQAGSGGRVFASPLARRIAKQEGVELGAVQGSGPHGRIIARDVQAAKASGATKALAPQAAAEAPKAAPAPKAAPAGGAPAGLTTDQVKGFYAKDAYEEVPLDGMRKTIAKRLTEAMQVAPHFYLTVDCELDALMKLRETLNGSAGKDKDGKPAFKLSVNDFVIKAMGLALTRVPAANAVWAEDRILRFKHAEVGVAVAIDGGLFTPVIRRADEKTLSTISNEMKDFAARARAKKLKPEEYQGGVTSVSNLGMFGIKHFTAVINPPQSSILAVGAGEKRVVVKDGAPAVVQVMTATLSCDHRVLDGALGAELVSAFKGLIENPMGMLV; this is encoded by the coding sequence ATGCCGATCAACGTGCTGATGCCCGCGCTGTCGCCCACCATGGAGAAGGGCAACCTCGCCAAGTGGCTGAAGAAGGAGGGCGACCCGATCAAGTCCGGCGACGTGCTGGCCGAGATCGAGACCGACAAGGCCACCATGGAGGTGGAGGCCATCGACGAGGGCGTGCTCGCCAAGATCCTCGTGCCCGAGGGCACCGCGGACGTGCCGGTCAACGACCTGATCGCCATCATCGCCGCCGAGGGCGAGGACCCGTCGAGCGTGCAGGCCTCGGGCGGCGCGCCGAAGGCCGCCTCGAACGGTGAGGCCAAGGCCGAGCCCAAGCCGGAGCCCAAGACCGACGCGTCGGCCGCGTCGCAGAACACCACGCCCGGCGGCGGCCACATGTCGTACGAGCGGGTGAACGCGGCCCCCGAGGGCGCGCAGCCCGGCGGCGCTCCGCAGGCCGGCTCCGGCGGCCGGGTCTTCGCCTCGCCGCTGGCCCGGCGGATCGCCAAGCAGGAGGGCGTCGAGCTCGGCGCCGTCCAGGGCAGCGGTCCGCACGGCCGCATCATCGCCCGCGACGTCCAGGCCGCGAAGGCCTCCGGCGCCACGAAGGCACTGGCACCCCAGGCCGCCGCCGAGGCGCCGAAGGCGGCCCCCGCGCCGAAAGCCGCCCCCGCGGGCGGCGCGCCGGCCGGGCTCACGACCGACCAGGTCAAGGGCTTCTACGCCAAGGACGCCTACGAGGAAGTGCCGCTGGACGGCATGCGCAAGACCATCGCCAAGCGCCTCACCGAGGCGATGCAGGTCGCCCCGCACTTCTACCTGACGGTGGATTGCGAGCTCGACGCGCTGATGAAGCTGCGCGAGACGCTGAACGGCTCGGCCGGCAAGGACAAGGACGGCAAGCCCGCCTTCAAGCTCTCGGTGAACGACTTCGTCATCAAGGCGATGGGCCTCGCGCTGACCCGCGTTCCGGCCGCCAACGCGGTCTGGGCCGAGGACCGGATCCTGCGCTTCAAGCACGCCGAGGTCGGGGTCGCGGTGGCGATCGACGGCGGCCTGTTCACGCCGGTGATCCGCCGGGCGGACGAGAAGACGCTGTCCACCATCTCCAACGAGATGAAGGATTTCGCGGCCCGCGCCCGCGCCAAGAAGCTGAAGCCCGAGGAGTACCAGGGCGGCGTCACCTCGGTGTCGAACCTCGGCATGTTCGGCATCAAGCACTTCACCGCGGTGATCAACCCGCCGCAATCGAGCATCCTGGCGGTGGGCGCGGGCGAGAAGCGCGTCGTCGTGAAGGACGGGGCGCCGGCCGTAGTCCAGGTGATGACCGCCACCCTGTCGTGCGACCACCGCGTCCTCGATGGAGCGCTCGGCGCGGAGCTGGTCTCGGCCTTCAAGGGGCTGATCGAGAACCCGATGGGCATGCTGGTGTGA
- a CDS encoding DUF5076 domain-containing protein — MSQESSNDFAELAIPPDALEQGGIEVLRAAVVDGAVSVALRRSFDDPATWGRLLADLARQAARAYALETDMSEEEAVERIRAGWEAEGLDPGGLN; from the coding sequence ATGAGCCAAGAGTCCAGCAACGACTTCGCCGAACTCGCCATCCCGCCCGACGCCCTGGAGCAGGGCGGCATCGAGGTGCTGCGCGCGGCCGTCGTGGACGGCGCGGTGAGCGTCGCCCTGCGCCGGTCCTTCGACGACCCGGCGACCTGGGGGAGGCTGCTGGCCGACCTCGCCCGACAGGCCGCCCGCGCCTACGCGCTGGAGACCGACATGTCGGAGGAGGAGGCGGTCGAGCGCATCCGCGCTGGCTGGGAGGCCGAGGGGCTCGACCCCGGCGGTCTCAACTGA
- a CDS encoding pyruvate dehydrogenase complex E1 component subunit beta produces MATDILMPALSPTMEEGKLAKWLKKEGDPIKSGDVLAEIETDKATMEVEAIDEGILAKILIAEGTEGVAVNTPIAVIAGEGEDPASVQSSGGGAKPNGAGGHPAPTPDMQAEGMADKAAPAAKTGDDAPKAPAAPAVITNKAQEPVMEEFPADTPMVTQTVREALRDAMAEEMRRDADVFVMGEEVAEYQGAYKVTQNLLQEFGAKRVVDTPITEHGFAGIGVGAALAGLKPIVEFMTFNFAMQAIDHIINSAAKTLYMSGGQLGCPIVFRGPNGAAARVAAQHSHDYAAWYSNVPGLKVIAPYTASDAKGLLKAAIRDPNPVIFLENEILYGQSFPVPKLEDFVLPIGKAKIHRTGSDVTIVSFAIGMNYALKAAQALAEQGIEAEVIDLRTIRPMDSETVVQSVKRTGRCITVEEGFPQSGIGAEIVARLMVDAFDYLDAPVLRITGKDVPMPYAANLEKLALPTVAEVVEAAKSVCYK; encoded by the coding sequence ATGGCGACCGACATCCTGATGCCCGCCCTCTCGCCCACCATGGAGGAGGGCAAGCTCGCCAAGTGGCTGAAGAAGGAGGGCGACCCGATCAAGTCCGGCGACGTGCTGGCCGAGATCGAGACCGACAAGGCCACCATGGAGGTGGAGGCCATCGACGAGGGCATCCTCGCCAAGATCCTGATCGCGGAGGGCACCGAGGGCGTCGCGGTCAACACGCCGATCGCCGTGATCGCCGGTGAGGGCGAGGATCCGGCGAGCGTCCAGTCGTCCGGCGGCGGCGCCAAGCCCAACGGCGCGGGCGGCCACCCGGCCCCGACGCCCGACATGCAGGCCGAGGGCATGGCCGACAAGGCCGCGCCCGCCGCGAAGACCGGCGACGACGCACCCAAAGCGCCGGCGGCCCCGGCGGTCATCACCAACAAGGCCCAAGAGCCGGTGATGGAGGAGTTCCCGGCCGACACGCCGATGGTCACCCAGACCGTCCGCGAGGCCCTGCGCGACGCCATGGCGGAGGAGATGCGCCGCGACGCGGACGTCTTCGTCATGGGCGAGGAGGTCGCCGAGTATCAGGGCGCCTACAAGGTCACCCAGAACCTGCTGCAGGAGTTCGGCGCGAAGCGCGTGGTCGACACCCCGATCACCGAGCACGGCTTCGCGGGCATCGGCGTCGGCGCGGCGCTCGCCGGCCTGAAGCCGATCGTCGAGTTCATGACCTTCAACTTCGCCATGCAGGCGATCGACCACATCATCAACTCGGCGGCCAAGACCCTGTACATGTCCGGCGGCCAGCTCGGCTGCCCGATCGTGTTCCGCGGCCCCAACGGCGCGGCCGCCCGCGTCGCCGCCCAGCACAGCCACGACTATGCCGCGTGGTACTCCAACGTGCCGGGCCTCAAGGTGATCGCGCCCTACACGGCGTCCGACGCCAAGGGCCTGCTCAAGGCCGCGATCCGCGACCCGAACCCGGTGATCTTCCTTGAGAACGAGATCCTGTACGGGCAATCCTTCCCGGTGCCGAAGCTCGAGGACTTCGTGCTGCCGATCGGCAAGGCGAAGATCCACCGCACCGGCAGCGACGTGACCATCGTGTCCTTCGCCATCGGCATGAACTACGCCCTCAAGGCCGCGCAGGCGCTCGCCGAGCAGGGCATCGAGGCCGAGGTGATCGACCTGCGCACGATCCGCCCGATGGACAGCGAGACGGTGGTGCAATCGGTCAAGAGGACCGGCCGCTGCATCACGGTCGAGGAAGGATTCCCGCAATCCGGCATCGGCGCCGAGATCGTGGCCCGCCTGATGGTCGACGCCTTCGACTACCTCGACGCCCCGGTCCTGCGCATCACCGGCAAGGACGTGCCGATGCCCTACGCGGCGAACCTCGAGAAGCTGGCGCTGCCGACGGTGGCGGAGGTCGTCGAGGCGGCCAAGAGCGTCTGCTACAAGTGA
- the lpdA gene encoding dihydrolipoyl dehydrogenase translates to MSDTYDVLIIGAGPGGYVTAIRAAQLGFKTAVVDREHLGGICLNWGCIPTKALLRSAEIFHYFQHPGEYGLTAEKVGFDTAAIVKRSRGVSARLNGGVGMLLKKNKVDVIWGEASVDSAAKGNQPGQVTVKETKRAEPPKGAKGAGTYQAKHIIVATGARPRAIPGIEPDKKLIWTYYEAMVPETMPKSLLVMGSGAIGIEFASFYRTMGAEVTVVELLPQILPVEDAEIAGLARKRFEKQGIKILTGAKVTKVEKGANSVTATIEGGDGKTQQITAEKLISAVGVVGNIENIGLEKLGVKIDRGIVVTDGLGRTNVPGLYAIGDVAGPPMLAHKAEHEGVICIETIKGLHTHPMDKAKIPGCTYCQPQIASVGLTEAKAKEQGFAVKVGRFPFAGNGKAIALGEPDGLIKTVFDAKTGQLLGAHMVGAEVTELIQGYVVAMNLESTEEELMHTVFPHPTLSEMMHESVLDAYGKVIHT, encoded by the coding sequence ATGTCCGACACCTACGACGTCCTCATCATCGGCGCCGGGCCCGGCGGCTACGTCACGGCGATCCGGGCGGCGCAGCTCGGGTTCAAGACCGCCGTGGTCGACCGCGAGCATCTCGGCGGCATCTGCCTGAACTGGGGCTGCATCCCCACCAAGGCCCTGCTCCGCTCGGCCGAGATCTTCCACTACTTCCAGCATCCCGGCGAGTACGGGCTGACGGCCGAGAAGGTCGGGTTCGACACGGCCGCCATCGTGAAGCGCTCCCGCGGCGTCTCGGCCCGGCTCAACGGCGGCGTCGGCATGCTGCTCAAGAAGAACAAGGTCGACGTGATCTGGGGCGAGGCCTCGGTCGACAGCGCCGCGAAGGGCAACCAGCCCGGCCAGGTCACCGTGAAGGAGACCAAGCGCGCCGAGCCGCCGAAGGGCGCCAAGGGCGCCGGCACCTACCAGGCCAAGCACATCATCGTGGCGACCGGCGCGCGCCCCCGGGCGATCCCCGGGATCGAGCCCGACAAGAAGCTGATCTGGACCTACTACGAGGCCATGGTCCCGGAGACGATGCCCAAGAGCCTGCTGGTGATGGGCTCGGGCGCCATCGGCATCGAGTTCGCCTCGTTCTACCGCACCATGGGCGCCGAGGTGACCGTGGTGGAGCTGCTGCCGCAGATCCTCCCCGTGGAGGATGCCGAGATCGCCGGGCTGGCCCGCAAGCGCTTCGAGAAGCAGGGCATCAAGATCCTCACCGGCGCCAAGGTCACGAAGGTCGAGAAGGGCGCCAATTCCGTCACCGCCACCATCGAGGGCGGCGACGGCAAGACCCAGCAGATCACCGCGGAGAAGCTGATCTCGGCGGTGGGCGTGGTCGGCAACATCGAGAATATCGGCCTCGAGAAGCTTGGGGTGAAGATCGACCGCGGGATCGTGGTGACGGACGGGCTCGGCCGCACCAACGTGCCCGGCCTCTACGCGATCGGCGACGTCGCCGGGCCGCCGATGCTCGCCCACAAGGCCGAGCACGAGGGCGTCATCTGCATCGAGACCATCAAGGGCCTGCACACCCACCCGATGGACAAGGCCAAGATCCCGGGCTGCACCTATTGCCAGCCGCAGATCGCCAGCGTCGGGCTGACCGAGGCCAAGGCCAAGGAGCAGGGGTTTGCCGTGAAGGTCGGCCGGTTCCCCTTCGCGGGCAACGGCAAGGCGATCGCGCTCGGCGAGCCGGACGGGCTGATCAAGACCGTGTTCGACGCGAAGACCGGCCAGCTGCTCGGCGCCCACATGGTCGGCGCCGAGGTGACCGAGCTGATCCAGGGCTACGTGGTGGCGATGAACCTGGAGAGCACCGAGGAGGAGCTGATGCACACGGTGTTCCCGCACCCGACGCTCAGCGAGATGATGCACGAGAGCGTGCTGGATGCGTATGGGAAGGTGATCCACACGTAG
- a CDS encoding DEAD/DEAH box helicase: MPFSDLGLSEKVLNAVEAAGYTEPTPIQAEAIPHVLARRDVLGIAQTGTGKTAAFTLPMLTLLENGRARARMPRTLILEPTRELAAQVVENFDRYGTNHKLNVALIIGGVSFADQDAKLMRGTDVLIATPGRLLDHFERGKLLLTGVELLVIDEADRMLDMGFIPDIERIAKMVPFTRQTLFFSATMPPEIERLADMFLHNPQRVEVARPASTATTITQRLVATGPEGHSKRERLRDLIRGEAELKNGIIFCNRKRDVAMLQKSLVSHGFDAAALHGDMDQRARTTALDAFRSGDTALLVASDVAARGLDIPAVSHVFNFDVPHHPEDYVHRIGRTGRAGRSGTAYTLVSPDDSRSLGAIEALIGQPVPWLDGDLSTVAEGSGETGTRHRGRSGEGRRGGRSAKGTGRGDAKSDVKRDVKDDAKGDVKREARADGEAADRPRARRGSASTAQRAEARPASPRGEARAASRPETGREERGRRAEPDGETPVGLGSHVPAFLLRPVLAKKEK, encoded by the coding sequence ATGCCTTTTTCCGACCTGGGACTGAGCGAGAAAGTCCTGAACGCCGTCGAAGCGGCGGGTTACACCGAGCCGACGCCGATTCAGGCCGAAGCCATCCCCCATGTGCTGGCCCGCCGCGACGTCCTCGGCATCGCCCAGACGGGCACCGGCAAGACCGCGGCGTTCACGCTGCCGATGCTGACGCTCCTGGAGAACGGCCGCGCCCGCGCCCGGATGCCGCGGACCTTGATCCTGGAGCCGACCCGCGAGCTGGCCGCGCAGGTGGTCGAGAATTTCGACCGTTACGGGACCAACCACAAGCTCAACGTGGCGCTGATCATCGGCGGCGTCTCCTTCGCCGATCAGGACGCCAAGCTGATGCGCGGCACCGACGTGCTGATCGCCACGCCGGGGCGTCTCCTCGACCATTTCGAGCGGGGCAAGCTGCTTCTCACCGGCGTCGAGCTCCTGGTGATCGACGAGGCCGATCGTATGCTCGACATGGGGTTCATCCCCGATATCGAGCGCATCGCCAAGATGGTACCGTTCACCCGGCAGACGCTGTTCTTCTCGGCCACCATGCCGCCCGAGATCGAGCGGCTGGCGGACATGTTCCTGCACAACCCGCAGCGGGTCGAGGTGGCCCGGCCCGCCTCCACGGCGACCACGATCACGCAACGTCTGGTCGCCACCGGACCGGAGGGGCACAGCAAGCGCGAGCGCCTGCGCGACCTGATCCGCGGCGAGGCCGAACTCAAGAACGGGATCATCTTCTGCAACCGCAAGCGCGACGTCGCCATGCTGCAGAAGTCTCTGGTGAGCCACGGCTTCGACGCGGCCGCCCTCCACGGCGACATGGATCAGCGCGCGCGCACCACCGCCCTCGACGCGTTCCGCAGCGGCGACACCGCGCTCCTTGTCGCCAGCGACGTCGCGGCCCGCGGCCTCGACATTCCCGCGGTCAGCCACGTGTTCAATTTCGACGTGCCGCACCACCCGGAGGATTACGTCCACCGGATCGGGCGCACCGGCCGCGCCGGCCGGTCAGGCACCGCCTACACGCTGGTGTCGCCCGACGATTCGCGCTCGCTCGGCGCCATCGAGGCGCTGATCGGCCAGCCGGTCCCGTGGCTCGACGGTGACCTGTCGACCGTGGCCGAGGGATCCGGCGAGACCGGCACCCGTCATCGCGGCCGGTCGGGCGAGGGCCGCCGCGGCGGGCGTTCGGCCAAGGGAACAGGCAGGGGCGACGCCAAGTCTGACGTCAAGCGTGACGTCAAAGATGACGCCAAGGGGGACGTGAAGCGTGAGGCCAGGGCCGACGGCGAGGCGGCGGACCGGCCCCGCGCCCGCCGCGGCAGCGCGTCGACGGCCCAGCGCGCCGAAGCGCGTCCGGCCTCGCCCCGCGGCGAGGCCCGCGCCGCGTCGCGCCCCGAAACCGGCCGCGAGGAGCGCGGGCGCCGGGCCGAGCCGGACGGCGAGACGCCGGTCGGCCTCGGCTCGCACGTTCCAGCCTTCCTGCTTCGTCCAGTCTTGGCGAAGAAAGAGAAGTAA
- a CDS encoding HesB/IscA family protein, with translation MSGSFKVLSLTDRAADRIKAIMAEADRPIAGLRVGVRNGGCAGMSYTMEYAEGAKPGEDVVEDRGVRVFVDPKAVLFLLGTEMDFTTNKLAAQFVFNNPNQTSACGCGESVAITPVSADRVPVRA, from the coding sequence ATGTCGGGTAGCTTCAAGGTTCTCTCGCTGACCGATCGGGCGGCCGATCGGATCAAGGCGATCATGGCGGAGGCCGACCGGCCGATCGCGGGCCTGCGGGTCGGCGTCCGCAACGGCGGCTGCGCCGGAATGTCCTACACGATGGAATATGCGGAAGGCGCCAAGCCCGGCGAGGACGTGGTCGAGGATCGCGGCGTCCGGGTCTTCGTCGATCCGAAGGCGGTGCTGTTCCTGCTCGGCACCGAGATGGACTTCACCACCAACAAGCTGGCCGCGCAGTTCGTGTTCAACAACCCGAACCAGACTTCGGCCTGCGGTTGCGGGGAATCCGTGGCGATCACGCCGGTCTCGGCCGACCGGGTGCCCGTCCGGGCCTGA
- a CDS encoding threo-3-hydroxy-L-aspartate ammonia-lyase — protein MRGEHGAAAEGLPTYADVARAAERIAGAAHRTPVLTSRTADARTGGKLFFKAENLQRVGAFKFRGAYNAISALTEAERARGVLTFSSGNHAQAIALASRLLGAPATIIMPADAPAAKIAATRGYGAEVVLYDRYTQDREALGRSIAEPRGLTLIPPFNHPDVIAGQGTLAQELIETAGPLDVLVVCLGGGGMLAGCALAAAALSPGCRVIGVEPEAGNDGQRSFREGRVVTIPVPRTIADGAQSTALGDLTFAIIRDRVADILTVTDAQLVETMRFFASRMKILVEPTGCLAAAAVLHGLVDVTDKRVGVVISGGNVDLATFARLTAGDE, from the coding sequence ATGCGGGGCGAACACGGCGCGGCGGCCGAGGGCCTGCCCACCTATGCCGACGTGGCGCGCGCGGCCGAGCGCATCGCGGGGGCCGCGCACCGCACGCCGGTCCTGACCTCCCGCACCGCCGACGCGCGGACCGGTGGAAAACTGTTCTTCAAGGCTGAGAACCTGCAGCGGGTCGGGGCCTTCAAGTTCCGCGGGGCCTACAACGCCATCAGCGCCCTGACCGAGGCGGAGCGCGCCCGCGGGGTGCTGACCTTCTCGTCGGGCAACCACGCCCAGGCGATCGCCCTGGCGAGCCGGCTGCTCGGTGCCCCTGCCACGATCATCATGCCGGCAGACGCGCCGGCCGCGAAGATCGCCGCCACCCGCGGCTACGGCGCCGAGGTCGTCCTGTACGACCGCTACACGCAGGACCGGGAGGCGCTCGGCCGGTCGATCGCCGAGCCCCGGGGCCTGACGCTAATCCCGCCCTTCAACCACCCGGACGTCATCGCCGGGCAGGGGACCCTCGCCCAGGAGCTGATCGAGACCGCGGGCCCCCTCGACGTGCTGGTGGTCTGCCTCGGCGGCGGCGGCATGCTGGCGGGCTGCGCGCTCGCCGCCGCGGCGCTGTCGCCGGGCTGCCGGGTGATTGGCGTCGAGCCGGAGGCCGGCAATGACGGGCAGCGCTCGTTCCGCGAGGGGCGCGTGGTGACTATCCCGGTGCCCCGCACCATCGCGGACGGCGCGCAGTCGACGGCGCTGGGCGACCTCACCTTCGCGATCATCCGCGACCGCGTCGCCGACATCCTTACCGTCACCGACGCGCAGCTCGTCGAGACCATGCGGTTCTTCGCGAGCCGGATGAAGATCTTGGTCGAGCCGACCGGCTGCCTCGCGGCGGCGGCGGTGCTGCACGGCCTCGTGGACGTGACGGACAAGCGCGTCGGCGTGGTGATCAGCGGCGGCAACGTCGACCTCGCGACCTTCGCGCGGCTCACCGCCGGGGATGAGTGA
- a CDS encoding FtsB family cell division protein encodes MVVRRRVRMVVLPLGLWTLSALVVGYFVWQAESGNRGLEAKKVLKIRAYGLNQELAAVKAERATWEHRVALLKSDQIDRDLLEERARIVLGRVHANDVVVITP; translated from the coding sequence ATGGTCGTGCGCCGCCGAGTCAGAATGGTCGTGTTGCCGCTGGGTCTCTGGACCCTGTCGGCGCTCGTAGTCGGCTATTTCGTGTGGCAGGCCGAGAGCGGCAACCGGGGCCTCGAAGCCAAGAAGGTGCTGAAGATCCGCGCCTACGGCCTCAACCAGGAACTCGCCGCCGTGAAGGCCGAGCGCGCCACCTGGGAGCACCGGGTGGCCCTCCTCAAGAGCGACCAGATCGACCGCGACCTGTTGGAAGAGCGCGCGCGAATCGTGCTGGGCCGGGTCCACGCCAACGACGTGGTCGTCATCACGCCCTGA